The following are from one region of the Microbacterium paraoxydans genome:
- a CDS encoding NAD(P)/FAD-dependent oxidoreductase — translation MDDIPARTVDIVVVGAGIAAHRFVARMLEDPDRAVRITVFGDEGRLPYDRSGLARVVGGSPASAGELDRAPFRDDRVRLIDDDRVLRIDRGGRRVRTRSQRWYDYDALVLATGTHAHRLDVPGIRARGSFLLRTMEDAHMLRAFLAVRATEMPRALRAVVVGGDEGGVDAACALHDAGVQTTIVDAADRLLPTHLTLPAASALRGIIEARGIAVRMRTRVTRVDPDATGAVTAVEFQDGTFARTDLIVTTGARPRDELARNAGLRTRPGGGVLVDADGRTSDPRVLAIGDVAADPASGGTEAALASADRAAATLLGARVASPVGHGWHGSPGGIEVVTLRVADGDEPTVDVPLPSRGDRVFGEVVLSEDARVVHRVTVIGASADASLAGLAPGSLDGQRAARTLLAAAVAEDGAEACTHGLPSAPLEVLAAELTDRGIRTVAEALDGAVESRGCGPCLRRLALALQERPEANFGVRPGDRGTLRPEVRLRGTTAAPVLEVRVGADSDGALLLVVGRLAARREATVRIDRGLLAVSGLRAEDMPDALADLRSAGAVVPEALIGGADLARPGGPIAVVRHPSRTGRRAGGARSAEGSA, via the coding sequence ATGGACGACATCCCAGCGCGCACAGTGGACATCGTCGTCGTGGGGGCGGGCATCGCGGCGCATCGTTTCGTCGCGCGGATGCTGGAGGACCCGGACCGTGCCGTGCGGATCACGGTGTTCGGGGATGAGGGACGCCTGCCGTACGACCGTTCCGGACTGGCGCGCGTCGTCGGCGGCAGCCCGGCGTCGGCGGGGGAGCTCGACCGCGCGCCGTTCCGCGACGACCGCGTCCGCCTCATCGACGACGACCGGGTCCTGCGGATCGACAGGGGAGGGCGCCGCGTGCGGACGCGTTCGCAGCGGTGGTACGACTACGACGCGCTCGTACTCGCGACGGGGACCCACGCCCATCGGCTCGACGTGCCGGGGATCCGTGCCCGTGGCTCCTTCCTCCTTCGCACGATGGAGGACGCGCACATGCTGCGTGCGTTCCTCGCGGTCCGTGCGACGGAGATGCCGCGGGCGCTGCGCGCGGTCGTCGTCGGCGGCGACGAGGGCGGAGTGGACGCCGCATGCGCGCTGCACGACGCCGGGGTGCAGACGACGATCGTGGACGCCGCGGATCGCCTGCTGCCTACGCACCTCACGCTTCCGGCGGCGAGCGCACTCCGCGGGATCATCGAGGCGCGCGGTATCGCGGTCCGGATGCGGACGCGGGTGACCCGCGTGGACCCCGACGCGACGGGCGCGGTGACGGCCGTGGAGTTCCAGGACGGCACGTTCGCGCGGACCGACCTCATCGTGACGACGGGTGCGCGGCCACGCGATGAGCTGGCACGGAACGCCGGGCTCCGCACGCGGCCGGGCGGCGGTGTCCTCGTGGACGCGGACGGGCGGACGTCCGACCCGCGCGTCCTCGCGATCGGCGACGTCGCCGCGGACCCGGCATCCGGCGGCACGGAGGCTGCCCTGGCGTCCGCGGATCGAGCGGCTGCCACCCTGCTCGGCGCTCGGGTCGCGAGCCCCGTGGGACACGGGTGGCACGGGAGCCCCGGCGGTATCGAGGTCGTGACCCTGCGTGTCGCGGACGGTGACGAACCGACGGTCGACGTCCCTCTTCCGAGCCGCGGAGACCGCGTATTCGGGGAGGTCGTGCTCTCCGAGGATGCCCGCGTGGTGCACCGCGTGACGGTCATCGGCGCGTCGGCAGATGCGTCGCTCGCTGGGCTCGCGCCCGGGTCGCTCGACGGTCAGAGGGCGGCGCGGACGCTGCTGGCCGCCGCCGTGGCCGAGGACGGTGCGGAGGCTTGCACACATGGGCTGCCGTCCGCGCCGCTGGAGGTGCTGGCAGCGGAGCTCACGGACCGAGGAATCCGGACCGTCGCGGAGGCTCTGGACGGTGCGGTCGAGAGCCGCGGCTGCGGCCCCTGCCTCCGCCGTCTCGCGCTCGCGTTGCAGGAGCGCCCCGAGGCGAATTTCGGCGTACGGCCCGGCGACCGCGGAACCCTTCGCCCCGAGGTGCGTCTCCGCGGGACGACGGCCGCTCCTGTCCTGGAGGTGCGCGTCGGCGCCGACTCCGACGGGGCGCTGCTCCTCGTCGTGGGTCGTCTCGCGGCACGACGGGAGGCGACGGTACGGATCGATCGAGGGCTCCTCGCCGTCAGCGGCCTCCGGGCGGAGGACATGCCGGACGCACTCGCGGACCTGCGAAGCGCCGGCGCCGTCGTTCCGGAGGCCTTGATCGGCGGGGCGGACCTCGCGCGGCCCGGAGGCCCGATCGCCGTCGTCCGGCACCCGTCACGGACAGGGCGGCGCGCCGGTGGTGCGAGGTCGGCGGAGGGCTCGGCATGA
- a CDS encoding DUF349 domain-containing protein — translation MSANEPAKPTPPVPTPPAVPMPRKTPTPAAVAPAAAKPTPVSSAGEWGRVSEDGTVEVREGESWRVVGQYPDGTPDEALAYYVRKYDDIAFKVVALEQRHQAGGASASDLSKQAAHLIDEATDAAAVGDLAGLRDRLTALTASLSEATAQEAQQAKELVEQAVAERTALVERAEAIAARDLSKVQWKQVTAELNELFESWQAQQQNGPRLSKGVSQQLWKRFRDARAVVDKHRRAFYSELDDAHKAARDAKSRLVERAEALAPRGVDGIPAYRSLLDEWKTAGRAGRKADDALWARFKAAGDALYAARAEQAAAEEADSAPKIEARQALLEQAKAVADEPNIKRARALLTRIQREWDEVGRIFPRDKERALDDKLRVIEQALKAREDVDWKKNNPETKARANDMSSQLHEAIEKLEAELAAAEASGDSKAAKEAADALEARRAWLNALGG, via the coding sequence GTGTCTGCCAACGAGCCCGCGAAGCCGACCCCGCCCGTTCCCACCCCGCCCGCCGTGCCGATGCCGCGGAAGACGCCGACTCCGGCCGCCGTCGCACCGGCCGCGGCGAAGCCGACTCCGGTCTCGTCCGCCGGCGAATGGGGCCGCGTCTCCGAAGACGGCACCGTCGAGGTGCGCGAAGGCGAGTCCTGGCGCGTCGTCGGTCAGTACCCGGACGGGACCCCCGACGAGGCTCTCGCCTACTACGTCCGCAAGTACGACGACATCGCGTTCAAGGTCGTCGCCCTGGAGCAGCGCCACCAGGCCGGCGGTGCCTCCGCGAGCGACCTGTCCAAGCAGGCCGCGCACCTCATCGACGAGGCCACGGATGCCGCGGCCGTCGGCGACCTCGCCGGTCTCCGCGATCGTCTCACCGCGCTGACCGCGTCGCTGTCCGAGGCCACCGCCCAGGAGGCGCAGCAGGCGAAGGAGCTCGTCGAGCAGGCCGTCGCCGAGCGCACCGCCCTCGTCGAGCGTGCCGAGGCCATCGCCGCCCGCGACCTCAGCAAGGTGCAGTGGAAGCAGGTCACCGCCGAGCTCAACGAGCTCTTCGAGTCCTGGCAGGCCCAGCAGCAGAACGGTCCGCGCCTGTCGAAGGGCGTCTCGCAGCAGCTCTGGAAGCGGTTCCGCGACGCGAGGGCCGTCGTCGACAAGCACCGCCGGGCGTTCTACTCCGAGCTCGACGATGCGCACAAGGCGGCGCGTGATGCGAAGTCGCGACTGGTCGAGCGCGCCGAGGCCCTGGCCCCGCGCGGTGTCGACGGCATCCCCGCTTACCGATCGCTCCTCGACGAGTGGAAGACGGCCGGTCGCGCCGGACGCAAGGCCGACGACGCCCTCTGGGCACGTTTCAAGGCCGCCGGCGACGCTCTCTACGCCGCTCGTGCCGAGCAGGCCGCAGCGGAAGAAGCCGACTCCGCTCCGAAGATCGAAGCCCGCCAGGCGCTGCTCGAGCAGGCCAAGGCTGTCGCCGACGAGCCGAACATCAAGCGCGCCCGCGCCCTGCTCACGCGCATCCAGCGCGAGTGGGACGAGGTCGGCCGCATCTTCCCGCGCGACAAGGAGCGTGCGCTCGACGACAAGCTCCGCGTCATCGAGCAGGCACTCAAGGCCCGCGAGGACGTCGACTGGAAGAAGAACAACCCGGAGACCAAGGCGCGGGCGAACGACATGAGCTCGCAGCTCCACGAGGCGATCGAGAAGCTGGAGGCGGAGCTCGCAGCCGCCGAGGCCTCCGGCGACAGCAAGGCCGCCAAGGAGGCCGCGGACGCCCTCGAGGCCCGTCGCGCCTGGCTCAACGCCCTGGGTGGCTGA